Within Metabacillus sp. KUDC1714, the genomic segment CGAGACTAAGATCAAAGTGTGTGAATATAAATTTGCAACTGGTACTTAGGGTTGTAGCGGTATAGGTAACTTTTGGAGTGAAAAGAATCAAATCTCCCTCAGAAGCAAGATACACCTCTTCTTGAATACGAATTTCAATCTGTCCTTCTTGAATGCACCATAAGTCATAATCCTTATGTTGTCTTCTCTCAATCCAACTATTGGGATGCGCAACTTCGCTACAAGAATTTATTTGGAGCTTGATGAGCTCTGAAAGTTCGTTGAAAATATCTAAACTATCCATCGGTAAAACCACCCCCATACTTTTAGATGTATTATTGATACTTTTAGACATTTTTTTATTTATTTATTATAACTTATGAATTTGTTAAGATTATCTAATATTACTATTTGACATGAAATGATTACTCTCTTACATTTCTAATTTTGTATGCGCTCTCTATAATTGTAGATAACAAATGTATTGGAGGGGATTTCTATTACTATTCAGAAGCCTAAGGTAGTCGTGTTAGGAGCAGGGAGTTTGTTTTTCGGTCGTCAGTGTATTTGGCAAATGGTTCATTCTAAACATCTAAACAAAGGTACTTTAGTTTTAGTAGATACAAACGAAGAACGGTTAAACAAACTGGTCAATTTAGCCCAAATGGTTGTCGATGCTAATCAAGTAGATTTGAAGATTGAGGGATCGGTTGACCGTAAGCTAGTTCTTCAAGATGCTGACTTTGTTGTACTTAGTTTTGCTAAGGATACAGTAAAGTACAGGGGAATAGACTGTGAGATTTCCGAAAAGTATGGGATAAGAATGTGCTCTGGTGATACGATCGGACCTGGTGGGGTTTTCCGAGCGATGCGCGAGCTTCCTATGATTTTGGAGTGTGCAAAGGACATTGAAGAAATTTGTCCCGAAGCTTGGGTCATTAATTATATTAACCCGTCGACGGTCAATGGAATAGCGTTAAAAAGATATGCACCGAATTTAAAAACTTTTGCTTTGTGTGATTCGCATCATATGCCACATAAGAAAATGATCTATGCTGAACGAGCGGGGATAATCAATGACAAAAGTGAGTACTCCGAAGAAATCGACCGTAAATTCAATTTACGCATTGCCGGAGTAAATCACTTCACTTGGCTGTTAAAAGCGGAGTATGAAGGAAAAGATGTCCTTCCTACTATTGCTGAATCATTGAACCGTTCGGCGGAGACGGAAACAGTAGGTGGTGACACAGGTGCCAAGGCTCTTTACAATGATGCCATCAGCTATCAACTGTATGACATCTTTGGCTATGTTCCAACTTGTACTGCTCATACAAAGGAATATGTTCCTTATTGGCAAGGGCTCGGCAAGCTGGAAGATACGATACCGCCATTATCTATTTGGGAAACGGAAGACCGTTATAAGCGCCATGATGAGATGTGGCGGCAGATTGATAGTTTCCTAAGCGGTGAAACACCAATCAGTGAGTATATGAATACATTTGGTCCGGACCATGCGACAGATATTATTGAAAATATGGTGGGCGGATTAGGGAAACCTTTCTACATTAACACACTTAATCAAGGCGCGGTAACGAATATGAACGATGATTCATTCCTCGAACTGTTATGTGAAGTCACTATGGATGGGGTAAAGCCTTTACCTGTTGGCGAGATGCCTCGTGGGATTCGCGGCATGCAGGAGCTAGTACTGGATACACATGAATTAACAGCGGAAGCCGTTGTGGAACGCGACCGTAAGAAGCTTAGAAGGGCTATGCTGACAGATCCTCTCGTTAACTCCATTGCAGATGCCGATCAAATCATTGAAGAACTTTTAGAGTTGGAAAAGGATATTATTCCTGAGCATTGGTATGCAAAGGATCTTATATAACTAGTCCCGCCGGGATGTTTTTTCATTCGCTTTATGATCCTGACATCCCAGAACAGACTCTAATTGAGCTTTCTGAAAAAGCATCTGCTAGATGGTCTCTATAATGGTTAGAT encodes:
- a CDS encoding family 4 glycosyl hydrolase, whose protein sequence is MSITIQKPKVVVLGAGSLFFGRQCIWQMVHSKHLNKGTLVLVDTNEERLNKLVNLAQMVVDANQVDLKIEGSVDRKLVLQDADFVVLSFAKDTVKYRGIDCEISEKYGIRMCSGDTIGPGGVFRAMRELPMILECAKDIEEICPEAWVINYINPSTVNGIALKRYAPNLKTFALCDSHHMPHKKMIYAERAGIINDKSEYSEEIDRKFNLRIAGVNHFTWLLKAEYEGKDVLPTIAESLNRSAETETVGGDTGAKALYNDAISYQLYDIFGYVPTCTAHTKEYVPYWQGLGKLEDTIPPLSIWETEDRYKRHDEMWRQIDSFLSGETPISEYMNTFGPDHATDIIENMVGGLGKPFYINTLNQGAVTNMNDDSFLELLCEVTMDGVKPLPVGEMPRGIRGMQELVLDTHELTAEAVVERDRKKLRRAMLTDPLVNSIADADQIIEELLELEKDIIPEHWYAKDLI